In one Betta splendens chromosome 14, fBetSpl5.4, whole genome shotgun sequence genomic region, the following are encoded:
- the slc46a3 gene encoding solute carrier family 46 member 3, with product MKGLFLVEPVVALYAFSSFLIYPLVQQYVYRRLWQELTNTTYPASDNTSRCATNSSNQSSYHEMVQRQASLFSLYSELFSTIPSLFVTLMLVAYSDRGGRKITIILPLIGTLAYTLSFLTVSYFELNVYLLIGSSLLSSLFGGLGTFLGGCFAYIADLCEDGHQKTMRMAGLDMMIGLLSGVALISTGYFLRAVGFNWPFLTSAICLCLTLLYAIFILEETVKKTPADAISLEGSTQPAALKQMIFGAYQLFAGASCRCKTVLFLLMLIFTSYSFSYIGGLSMMTLYELNEPLCWTEILIGYGAALSTAMFLVSFVGVLVLTCCGVPQLIIVLIGIFSVASGMIMVAFVKTTLLMFLVRLPMLLSIMPFPVLRSMMSKIISKSEQGALFACLSFLDSLTTNVSTAVFNSIYASTVAWSPGFVFLLSGGLCAIPVFALIAVGLIGVDVPTEEVKKPEEDSVEDHDDRVLLH from the exons ATGAAGGGCCTTTTCCTTGTGGAGCCTGTGGTGGCTCTTTACGCTTTCTCCAGTTTTCTCATCTACCCCCTGGTGCAGCAGTACGTGTACCGGAGGCTCTGGCAGGAACTGACCAACACCACCTACCCGGCGTCTGACAACACGTCCAGATGTGCCACGAACAGCAGCAACCAGTCAAGTTATCATGAG ATGGTCCAGAGGCAGGCATCGCTGTTCTCCCTTTACTCAGAGCTCTTCTCCACCATCCCATCCTTGTTTGTCACCCTCATGCTTGTGGCATACAGCGACCGCGGCGGACGCAAGATCACCATCATCCTGCCTTTGATCGGCACGCTGGCCTACACCTTGTCTTTTCTCACTGTGTCCTACTTCGAGCTCAACGTCTACTTGCTCATCGGCTCTTCGCTCCTCAGCTCTCTGTTTGGGGGCTTGGGTACGTTCCTCGGCGGATGCTTCGCTTACATCGCGGACTTGTGTGAGGACGGCCATCAGAAAACTATGCGCATGGCTGGACTGGACATGATGATTGGACTGTTGTCTGGGGTGGCTTTAATATCAACAGGCTACTTCCTGAGAGCTGTAGGATTTAACTGGCCGTTTTTAACCTCAGCCATTTGCCTGTGTTTGACTCTACTATATGCAATTTTCATCCTGGAGGAGACCGTAAAGAAGACTCCAGCTGACGCCATTAGTCTAGAAGGCTCTACTCAGCCCGCAGCCCTGAAGCAGATGATATTCGGAGCCTACCAACTGTTTGCAGGGGCGAGCTGCAGGTGTAAAACCGTTTTGTTTCTCCTGATGCTGATCTTCACCAGTTACTCCTTTTCCTACATTGGTGGCCTCAGCATGATGACACTTTATGAACTGAATGAGCCGCTGTGCTGGACTGAGATTTTGATTGGCTACGGCGCAGCGCTGTCCACCGCGATGTTCCTGGTCAGTTTTGTGGGAGTGCTGGTGCTAACGTGCTGCGGTGTACCACAGCTGATCATTGTCCTGATAGGAATCTTTTCTGTGGCCTCAGGCATGATCATGGTAGCGTTTGTCAAAACCAccctgctgatgtttttag TGAGGCTGCCAATGCTCCTGTCTATCATGCCTTTCCCTGTGCTGCGTTCCATGATGTCAAAGATCATCTCAAAGTCTGAGCAGG GAGCCCTGTTTGCCTGTCTCTCCTTTCTGGACAGTTTGACCACCAATGTGTCAACCGCCGTCTTCAATAGCATCTACGCTTCCACGGTGGCGTGGTCCCCAGGCTTCGTCTTCCTTTTGTCTGGAGGACTCTGTGCCATCCCCGTGTTTGCGCTGAT AGCCGTGGGTCTGATAGGAGTGGATGTTCCCACAGAAGAGGTCAAAAAGCCAGAGGAGGATTCTGTTGAAGATCATGATGACAGAGTTCTCCTCCACTGA